CAGCGGCTTCGTCACGCCGTGCAGCGTGAATTCGCCGACGACTTCCACGGGCGTGTCGCCGTCGAAGCGGATCGACGTGCCCTTGTAGGTCGCCGTCGGGTACTTGGCCGCGTCGAGGAATTCGGTGCCGCTCACGTGCTTGTCGAGCAGCGCGTTGCCCGTGTCGATCGAGGAGGCATCGATCGTGACGTCGACCGTGCCCGTCTTCGCGGCGCGGTCGAGCGTGACCACGCCCTTGCTCTTCGTGAACTTGCCGCGCCACACCGAAACGCCGCCGAAGTGGTCGGCTTCGAAGCTCGGGTACGTGTGCGACGGATCGAGGTTATAGGTCGTGGCAGCCGCGAAAGCCGGCGTGGCGAGGGCCGCGGTGAGCGCAACGGCGGCGGCGGCCGCGAAAGACGTGATCTTCATGAAACGATTCCTGTTGGTTCTGTTGGGTTCGGAAATAACGGCGTGAATGCGAAACGAACGTCGTGCGCGAACGCGCTCAATGCGCGGCGTTCACGATGTGAAACTTGATCTGCACGTCGTCGGCAACGATCGACGTGTCTTTCCAGTCGCCCGTGCCGATGTTGTAGTTCAGGCGCTTGATGGGCAGCGTGCCGTCGAACACCTGGTTCG
The Paraburkholderia acidisoli genome window above contains:
- a CDS encoding YceI family protein, whose protein sequence is MKITSFAAAAAVALTAALATPAFAAATTYNLDPSHTYPSFEADHFGGVSVWRGKFTKSKGVVTLDRAAKTGTVDVTIDASSIDTGNALLDKHVSGTEFLDAAKYPTATYKGTSIRFDGDTPVEVVGEFTLHGVTKPLNLKINTFKCFQNPMLKREVCGADASAEFDRADYGVNWGQSYGFKTLTKLQIQVEGVKAD